acataaaaaaaaaatacaattattagcgaatttcaaaaaatttaacaaatactttgataaaaatattaaaatactttctagtcttatcttaattattctATTCAAAATACATTCTAATCTTATCTTTACACTTCTTATATTACTCGGCGGCACTCAGAAAGAACAATAGAAGAAATAAACTGATGAATCAGATCACCTTTGGGAGGATGACTCCGCTGTGCATATGCGGGTCCATGGAATGCCATGCCCCTTCGATATATAGATGATATAATCACTTGAGATCAATCAATCCGGACAAAATCGTGGAGGCATGGCAAAACTACGCTACTTTAAGGGCACGGGCACAAGAACGGCAGATGCCGTGCTCGTGACCAGGAATCAGTTCTTCTATTATGTATTGACCAAACTACCCCTATGGTCATTGTAGAATGACCGTCATGTCATATATATCTCAGCCGGGAACTCTATCGATTTTTTCTACATCCGCCACTTCCGGTTACTCAACCTCCATCGGCCGCGGCGTGACACTGGCGTCCCACTGGCAGCAGTCTCCGCCGGCGGACAACGCGTCGGTGATGGGCTTAATTACCAAAACACTCTCGCCCACGGTAGCGCAGCACAGAACGCAGACGAACTTGCCCAACATGAAGCAGCTGTAAATGGCTTCTTCCGGCCGGAAGAACGAGGAGAAGGCCAGAAAAATCACCTGCATCGGCAGGGAAATGAGGATGGAGAAGGCCAGAGCGTGGATTCGAAAGCTGGTGCCTTTGTTGATCACCAGCGAAACCACCCTCCAATACGAGAACAAGAAACACAGCGAGAGGGTAATCCCAAACCCGGCGAAAACTATGGTGCTAAACAACGGGTAAATGCAGAGTAACGACTTGTGGTGAAAGGAATCAATGGAGAAAAGCGAGCTCGAGAAAAAGACATATGGCACGTTCGCTTCCAAGGGCGAGAAGAAAACGAAGAAGGCCTGAAGAACCAGAACGGGTaaacaaagaaggaaaataaCGCCGATGGCCCATTGGTTGTTTGTGTTTCTATTTTTGATGGAGACATTGAGGAGGAACAGGAGAGAGATAAGGAAGCCGGGCTGGAAGAAACCGAGGGAGAGGACGACGTGGAATTTGCAGAGGTTGGCTTGCTGCGAGAGGCGGTGGCTTCGGTGGAAGGAGGGGAGGCGAAGGATTTCGGAGAAAGCGGAGGCGGCGACGAAGGCGGTGAAGAGGAGGCGGACGAACCAGAGGGAGTTGAAGCCTTGGAGGTGATGAGAGGTGCGGGATTTAAGGCGAAGCTGGAGGATGAAGACGAGGGAGACGAGGGAGAAGATAATAAGGGAGGCGATTAGAGACAAGGTGACAACGTCGAAGGCCGAGTCGAGAACTGGGAATGCTGGGAACTGCAGGAGGCTTCCGTGCCCGTCGCTCAATGGCGATGGAGATGGCGCAGGAGACGGCGACGTCAAGTCCCGTGGCGAGAATACCGGTCCCCGCGCCGCTGCGTTTCTCATAAAGGCGCGGCAGCGGCGGTATATGGCGTGGATTTTGCATGCAGTTGCcaatgcataattttttttctcttggggcAATGAAATTTTCTGGGTCAgggtgaagagagagagagaaagggagagagagggatggAGAGGGTCAGggtacagagagagagagagagagagagaggaggggccaaatcttttctcttctcctaACGAATGGAAGGTAAACCCACCCGGAAGGTGCCCCTGAGATCTCGGTGTTGTACGGTCGTGGACTGGTGCTACCATAAAACTTGGAATATTCCACTCAAAAGTAGTACCATTCATTATTCCTTTATGCCCATAAACTAATTAAATcatgaaaaattctaaaaaagaGCTCGACAGGCTTGATGACGAGGTTATCAAAAGAGGAAAACAAATGATTTTGTCCCCACAACCTGCTCCCTTCTTCCCCTCCCATAGATTTGCCCTACCCCTACTACTCTTGCCTCCCTTGCTATAACCGTCGCTACGTCTTGTTGTCGTCGCCTCTCTGCCATTGCTAACTCACCTTGCCTCGCCGACAATCGATGCAGCGACTGTCGGCGAGGCGAGACAACAATGATAGAGTGGCGACGGAGACAAGGTCAGGTGACGACAATGATATGCGATGGCGAGATGACAACGACCATGGCGGGGGAGGCGAGACCAACAAGGCAGGGGCAGTGGCCttctttgcaaatttgcaaagcgaACGGGGGCAAAATCGTATTTTTCCCCTCTTTTTGTGAGCCGTTCGATAGGCTTGTCGGGCCCTGAAGAACGACTCTTAAATCATAGTATGCCACATCTAAATGattgtattaaaatattttcttcctaAGAAAAGTGTTCCTTTTCCTTAAACTAAATTATACACTATGATTAAATCACCTAAATTCTATGTTCgacttatttttttctttattttattttatttttttacaataaaacataaattattctATCTAATACATCAAGGACCATATTGTATTATATGTACCGACGAGAtgcataaatttgacaaccgaATCGGTTAAACTTCATATATTGAATTTCATCATCGATTATCAAGGCATTACAGACAAAAGAAACCCGAACTTCATGAAACTCAATCGAGTTTTATCTAGAAGTGACAATGGTAAATTAAGTaagggtatttttatcatttaagacCTTCAGTCATTCTCTTACTGAGTTACttatacaaataacatttttcatatatcaaTTTGTATTGGTTTACAAGAATCTTTTTTTGAACAaactatatattttcttctaataaaaaaaatgcaagatgTGAAGGTGTTGATGCAAAGCCGGCCCAACTAATTTGGGGCTCTAGGAGAAAAAATTTATCGAAACTTTCTTGAGAGTAttagttttttcataaaaaaataaataatatattttttactaaatttttttattcatttcattaaattaaaaaaaaaattaaagttaaattaactacaaaatctgataatttcttaatgatagtgaatttttaactaaaatataatatttcagagattaaaaaatgttaaacaacctattacaataaataaagaaaaaacaaaactaattttttcttgaaattctaaAAAAGTCAGTGCAACTCGagtaaaaaactatacattccTGATTTTcctatagaagaaaataaaataaagcattAAATTGATAACATTAAAAATGTAAAGTTTATCAATAATGAACAAATTTTATTCCACAAATATGCATTGAATTATATTcagttttatgtaaaattaatttttcttgccttttgagatacaaaatcgttgattaaatctccataattaagtttatctaataaatcatgttcaataaataatatagctaatctatttaatatttcttgcGATATAGTTGATctcaaatatgattttattaatttcaattttgaaattttttttacagcAGAAGCCAGGAATtgtgaataatattctataagcaacaatatatgcatttggaaaataatcaactattttGATGTAGTGAAGAATTTCAAtgtactattttttttctcttaaaatgtttcttttaacactcttaattttaaaaataaatctaaatcatCTATATCAGAAAGTTCATCAAATTTAAGAACATTTTTAAGATTCAAACAATATCCTTTTAAAACATCTTCatcaattgattttaatttcttaaaattgcatagaaatctatttttttttccatatatttcaaattactcAAACCTATTTCGAAGTGAAGAAATGACTTGATTAATCgtgtacataaaataatcaactctaaaggatttttcaacatattttgttttatcatcattgatattttcatcaaattgtattttgtatttaattttttaataaaatatttattattaaaaaataaaaatatatataaataacaaatttttaaaatttggggccCTCCTAATTTGGGGGGCCCAGGCGACGGCCTTGCTGGCCTTACTAGAGGGCCCCGGCTCTGTGTTGATGGCGCATGCAACATTAGTGCCGACCAAAACAAATCGtcattaaaagagaattattagtGTCAACCACAACAAAACTATCACTGAAAAGAAGCTTTTGTAACGGTCAATTGAGATTTGTCACAAAACATAGCTTTTAGTGACACAAATGTAACAAATATAGCTACCTTTTCCTGATGGTTTATAGGCCTATATACATAACTTAGTGCAATTTAGATCTTAGTTTTCATGTTTGTAATATGtccaaccactacaaaaaaaaatcaagtttagaGATGGAAGAAATTCGTTTCTAGACTcataaaattttgtttctaatattttagagatgaaattagAGACGGACCAAAGGGTCCGTCGTTAAATAATTagcaacaaatatttttgttctattgctattagagataaaaaaaattccgttctaatttaacaaaatttctttcttctaatttttatttcatcccTAATTTGATTGTATAATTGATATCAAAATCAATCATATTTTAcatttagagataaaatttgttcaaacaaaattttcatctttaattaacttatttttagtattttaacaatttcaattaattgataacaaatatattgtattttgaaatattttactaaCCAATATGCAtacaaatgtatatataaatgctaaatagtacatatatatgttaatttgcAAAACACCAAAAACCATACAATTAACAAGGGGACTTGATatttaataatgaaaaattggaaacgttttttcaacatcacttatgatttttttgataatattcgtatattaatatattatatatttatattaatatgagaCAAAAATATTCAACTACATATAGACTAAAAAgaggaaataaagcaagcatAATATCTCATGATAGATTGCCTTTGGCATCTCATGTTCATGTTCCCCCACTACATTGAACCACCcaccctttatatatatatatatattcagacGTGCAGGCAGAAAGAAAGATTACATTTACTAATAAAGGACCAGCATGTACCAGAGACACTGCAAATCCACCCACCCCGCATTAACagcaacaaatatttttttaataaaaaataaaaatattatttaaacacttaaatttaatatttttacaacCACTCTATTTAATATTATGCATTTATCTCTTGAACACAAGAATGATTTTATTGACTAAAAATGTCGTCGTTAACCCGGTTGAATTCTGTAAAAAAGATAATCATTAGAAAACATAAAGAAATTCTTGTGCAAACGTTGAAGACTTGAAAGCTATTGTTGAAACTAGTATCAAATAGATACCTCCTCTAGAATTAGGGatcatctatttatagaagaagaacatgatattttctcaaattctctaaaattaatttttttagataatatttattttaatattattaaaataaggattcttataaataaataatatttattcttttaatagaacttttttaaaaaaaattcagatatTATTTTGTTTGCGCTTTGTTAACAAATTACACATTTTGTCAAcattattaatacaaaatattaacacAAATGTTAAATTAAAGTATTCATataacatttatttatgtaaaaaaaggATGATACCCAGATGAATGGCATCTGAATTTACATAATTTCTGTCAAATTGTTGTTAGGAAGCATAAATGTCATTTTTGAaatctctttctttattttcctttcttttcattttatctTTCTCCTTTCTGGTGCTTTCTGTCACAAACCCtagaaattaagaaaagaacgttgaagaagaagaagagaaaaaggaagcAAACGGATGATAACCAGAGTTGAAATGGTGAGATGAAACGGAAAAGGGGAATGACTAATGACGCAAATTAAACCCATCTGATCTGATGAACACCGAAGATTGAACAACAGTAGTCAAAAGCCCTTCATGATCGGTACCCAATCTCCTCTACGTACCCAGCAAACCAACGTTAACGGCCTTGATTTGATTGGCATGATAATGAACAGAAACAAATCGAATCAAAGATGCGATGAGATGAACCCACCAGGCCAGGAGACGAAGCTGCAGCTCGTCAAATTGGCCAAAAGATTATAAAAACGGAAGCACTGATGATTGAAGGGAATGAAGCCTGGTCCGTCCGATCGAGGTCGATCGACACtagctgatgatgatgaataacatatatatatgtatgtattatatACTCGATCGGAAGGGATTAACGTTTTGAACTAATTAAGTTCATCAAGTTGATGGGCATCGAACCAGATAACATTCCCCACAAATCAGATCCTTCCTGTGCTACCTCTTTCTCTCTGCTACGTACTCTCCTTCTCCTTCCCTCCCTGGATCATCAGCTCCAGTTCTTCACCTTCtgctgaatatatatatatatatatatatcatccccCAAAGAGATCAGTCGCCTCCAAGAAGAGATCAAAGCAAATACTAGCTATAAGGGTTTTGTGCTATCATCATCATGAACATTATGATCAACataatgattttgttttatataaacGCGCAGAGAGGCAGAGGCAGAGGCAGAGGAGCGTAGTAGCTGGATACAAGAAATGCCACCAATCAGTCCCTATTACACTATTaagatattaattaattctttaatttatttgttttgttgtcACGCGTGGTGTGTACAAATAGAAAATATCGTCTTGTCTTTGTGCTAGACAACATTATATTGTCTTAAAAACGTGAAAAAAAAGGAACTAAAATGCTACGGTCCCTCCATCACCCAAGAATGAAAAGAGTAATCTCATAATTCTTAATGACGTGATAATACCTAAAATATTATAGGAATGCTCTCACACGTTACTAGTTTCATTCGTCACATAGATTGCTTGAAAGACTGACACATGACAAATCTATAATTCAAAGTGGAGTCCAAAAAATTCGGACCGAACTGCGTATCCCGTTTCAGCTTGATCGGAATTTTTGAGAGTCGTGTCCGCCCATCTTGAGCACCCCATAATGGACTTGCCTACAAAAAGCGAGATTCTCACCAGATATGGCCAAACTCTTCaactcttacatttattattatttgtatttattctactgatttgagcgtcggagtccacctcGAAGGATTCTAACCTCGTCACTCTATTATCTTGCAAGTTTTATTTCGATTCGACATCGATAAGTTCGAAGCTCCACTCCTGAAGGTCCAATTGCTGAGGCAGCATATGATGGTTGATTTCAAATACCATAATCACTTAATACGTAAAAATGCATTATTAAATGCTCAATTTTTTCGAGATGATTGTCCATACCCATACACAGATAAGAAATTTATGGATTCTTGAGAAGAGAGGGGCCGCAATGTCCCCCGCCCCTCTCTAGATTGTTCGGATCACATGAGTGAATCGAAAATTAAATTTGCATTGAATCTCATCTGAGTCACCCTAAACTCTAGTTTGAATAAGAGGAGGATCCATGCTAACGTGCCTTGAAAATGAGCCACATCTCAAGGTCAAGAGCTGATAATCACataa
This genomic stretch from Diospyros lotus cultivar Yz01 chromosome 1, ASM1463336v1, whole genome shotgun sequence harbors:
- the LOC127794480 gene encoding uncharacterized protein LOC127794480, coding for MRNAAARGPVFSPRDLTSPSPAPSPSPLSDGHGSLLQFPAFPVLDSAFDVVTLSLIASLIIFSLVSLVFILQLRLKSRTSHHLQGFNSLWFVRLLFTAFVAASAFSEILRLPSFHRSHRLSQQANLCKFHVVLSLGFFQPGFLISLLFLLNVSIKNRNTNNQWAIGVIFLLCLPVLVLQAFFVFFSPLEANVPYVFFSSSLFSIDSFHHKSLLCIYPLFSTIVFAGFGITLSLCFLFSYWRVVSLVINKGTSFRIHALAFSILISLPMQVIFLAFSSFFRPEEAIYSCFMLGKFVCVLCCATVGESVLVIKPITDALSAGGDCCQWDASVTPRPMEVE